From the genome of Arthrobacter alpinus, one region includes:
- a CDS encoding NUDIX hydrolase translates to MERSIFASAANVSERLEQPPALAISTVIFALRPSESSGRPTLWLPLVRRIREPFKGLWALPGGPLMQSQSLQDAAATNLADTTGLAPNYLEQLYAFGGLHRSPSQRVISIVYWAMVQPTEAALAQESDNVRWFRADGLAELAFDHNQIVDYALWRLRNKMTYGSIAYHLLGETFTLAQVREVYEAVLNRTVDPANFRRQLKQTAHIEATDEFLQGGKHRPPRLYRYTGEPNAENSGSPPSIS, encoded by the coding sequence ATGGAACGAAGCATATTTGCCAGTGCGGCCAATGTTAGTGAGCGGCTGGAACAGCCCCCGGCGTTGGCCATCTCCACTGTCATCTTCGCGCTGCGACCCAGCGAATCAAGTGGGCGCCCCACGCTCTGGCTGCCGCTGGTACGGCGCATTCGTGAGCCCTTCAAGGGTCTGTGGGCGCTGCCTGGGGGTCCGTTGATGCAGTCCCAGTCGCTGCAGGACGCTGCCGCCACCAACCTGGCGGACACCACGGGGCTGGCACCGAACTACCTCGAACAGCTGTACGCCTTTGGTGGCCTGCACCGCTCACCGAGCCAACGGGTGATTTCGATCGTCTACTGGGCCATGGTGCAGCCCACCGAGGCGGCGCTGGCCCAGGAATCGGACAACGTCCGGTGGTTTAGAGCCGACGGCTTGGCAGAGCTGGCTTTTGACCACAACCAGATCGTTGACTACGCCTTGTGGCGGTTGCGCAACAAGATGACTTACGGGTCCATCGCCTACCACCTGTTGGGGGAGACGTTCACCCTGGCACAGGTGCGCGAGGTGTATGAAGCCGTGTTGAACCGCACGGTGGACCCGGCCAACTTCCGCCGCCAACTCAAGCAAACCGCCCACATCGAGGCGACCGACGAATTTCTGCAGGGCGGCAAGCACCGCCCTCCCCGCCTCTACCGCTACACGGGGGAGCCGAACGCCGAGAATTCCGGCTCGCCCCCGTCCATCTCCTAG
- a CDS encoding MurR/RpiR family transcriptional regulator — protein sequence MIVHAPGQVVAHIRSSQPSLLPAEQAVAAVFLQHTHQIVELSSQQVADLAGASRATVVRTCQSLGYSGYQQLRVLLARDAGYAAEAPRPRGVGAAGMVADAFVQVGAAVASMAALLEPAAVAGAVRTMAAAGRMLVVGNGLSAPLAQDMAARLSAIGRPAESPVDVIGQQIAARLLSPSDALLIISGSGANSSTLRVAKAATNAGATLVVITAFARSPLAGMAKFSLVVGMGELSFREEVTVTSRIPQTILMEGLIAALTEELGERATAAKALALEIVSENLDE from the coding sequence GTGATTGTGCATGCCCCCGGCCAGGTCGTGGCCCACATCCGTTCTTCCCAACCGTCTTTGCTGCCCGCAGAACAAGCAGTGGCCGCGGTCTTTTTGCAACACACCCACCAGATTGTGGAACTCTCCTCACAGCAGGTCGCGGACCTCGCCGGGGCTTCCCGGGCAACCGTGGTGCGGACCTGTCAAAGCCTGGGCTATTCCGGCTACCAACAGCTCCGGGTCTTGCTGGCGCGCGACGCCGGATACGCCGCCGAGGCCCCCCGCCCCCGGGGCGTGGGCGCCGCCGGGATGGTGGCGGACGCCTTTGTCCAGGTGGGAGCTGCCGTAGCTTCGATGGCGGCGCTGCTGGAACCTGCGGCGGTGGCCGGCGCCGTCAGGACGATGGCCGCCGCGGGGCGGATGTTGGTGGTGGGCAACGGGCTCTCTGCCCCGCTGGCTCAGGACATGGCGGCACGCTTGAGCGCCATCGGACGGCCCGCGGAGTCGCCGGTGGATGTCATTGGCCAGCAAATTGCCGCACGGCTGCTTTCCCCCTCCGATGCCCTATTGATTATCAGCGGCAGCGGAGCCAACAGCTCAACCCTTCGCGTGGCCAAGGCGGCCACCAACGCCGGGGCCACGCTGGTGGTCATCACCGCTTTCGCCAGGTCTCCGCTGGCTGGCATGGCCAAGTTCTCCTTAGTGGTGGGCATGGGTGAGCTGAGCTTTCGCGAGGAGGTCACCGTCACGAGCAGGATTCCGCAGACCATCTTGATGGAGGGCCTCATTGCCGCGCTCACTGAGGAACTGGGTGAAAGAGCAACCGCCGCCAAGGCGCTGGCGTTGGAGATCGTCAGTGAAAACCTGGACGAATAG
- a CDS encoding cysteine desulfurase family protein, producing MIFLDAAATTPVRREVIEAMFPFLTNQFGNPSSHHELGEQAANALESAREKCATVLGCHPEEITFTASGTEADNLALKGIALARRAADPRLNRVLISAIEHPAIAESADYLRRIHGFVVEVVPVDSDGLVVSADFARMLGSSTADSGVAAAGAAHAAGSGASPALSDPAASPALSDPAASDVAVASIMYANNEVGTIQDIPALAAVARKHGVPLHSDAVQGAGWLELDVANLGVAALSISGHKLGAPKGVGLLYVRGDVPLEPLLHGGGQERGNRSGTQNVAFAVALATALRFTEAGREAAVVRATVLRDDFIATVLARIPTALLTGHRSQRLPSVASFCFPGTSGESVLLELERKSIICSSGSACAAGSDEPSAVLRAMGIERGVAQTALRFSFGADVTAAALATAAEELVDAVSRILRLGR from the coding sequence ATGATCTTCCTTGACGCAGCAGCCACCACCCCTGTCCGCCGGGAAGTGATCGAGGCCATGTTCCCGTTCCTGACCAACCAGTTCGGCAACCCCTCCAGCCATCACGAGCTGGGTGAGCAGGCTGCCAACGCGCTGGAGTCAGCCAGGGAGAAGTGCGCCACCGTGCTTGGCTGCCATCCGGAGGAAATCACTTTCACGGCCAGCGGCACCGAGGCCGACAACCTGGCGCTGAAGGGCATCGCCCTGGCCCGGCGGGCCGCCGACCCCCGGCTCAACAGGGTGCTGATCAGCGCCATTGAGCACCCCGCCATCGCCGAATCCGCAGACTATCTGCGCCGCATCCACGGCTTCGTGGTCGAGGTAGTCCCCGTTGACTCCGACGGGTTGGTGGTAAGCGCTGATTTTGCCCGCATGCTGGGAAGTTCGACGGCGGATAGCGGCGTAGCTGCCGCAGGCGCGGCTCACGCAGCTGGGTCTGGCGCCAGCCCCGCCCTCAGCGACCCGGCCGCCAGCCCCGCCCTCAGCGACCCGGCCGCCAGTGACGTGGCGGTGGCCTCCATCATGTATGCCAACAACGAGGTGGGGACCATCCAGGACATCCCAGCGCTGGCTGCCGTCGCCCGCAAACACGGGGTGCCCTTGCATTCGGACGCGGTGCAGGGGGCCGGCTGGCTGGAATTGGATGTGGCGAACCTGGGGGTGGCAGCCCTGAGTATATCCGGGCATAAGCTTGGCGCCCCGAAGGGAGTGGGGCTTCTGTACGTGCGCGGGGACGTGCCCCTTGAACCGTTGCTGCACGGCGGCGGGCAGGAGCGCGGCAACCGTTCGGGCACACAGAACGTGGCCTTTGCGGTGGCCCTGGCCACGGCGCTGCGGTTCACCGAAGCGGGGCGGGAGGCCGCCGTCGTCCGTGCCACGGTGTTGCGCGATGACTTCATCGCAACAGTTCTGGCCCGCATTCCCACGGCCTTGCTGACGGGCCACAGGAGTCAAAGGCTGCCGTCGGTGGCGTCGTTTTGTTTCCCGGGCACCAGCGGGGAGTCCGTGCTGCTGGAACTGGAGCGGAAATCGATCATCTGCTCTTCCGGCTCGGCGTGCGCGGCCGGATCAGACGAGCCCTCGGCAGTGCTGCGTGCCATGGGGATTGAACGCGGCGTGGCGCAGACGGCGTTGCGGTTCAGCTTCGGGGCTGACGTCACGGCCGCAGCCCTTGCCACGGCGGCCGAGGAACTGGTCGACGCCGTCAGCAGGATTTTGCGGCTAGGCAGGTAG
- a CDS encoding GtrA family protein, which translates to MATKLPAEPAALNPMPGIGATRATLMTKSPVWRRYPVLAAQLRGFGVVAVICTVTSMAIYAGLRPTLGTQWANAISLILCSVLNTDLNRRFSFGVTGKELWWRDQRRGLWIMFLALGITSGSLWLLWAIAPHASITVELGVIVAGNIASAITRFLLLRYWIFRRLRPTLPETDGAGRTATA; encoded by the coding sequence ATGGCAACTAAACTTCCTGCCGAACCGGCAGCCCTGAATCCAATGCCCGGCATTGGCGCCACCAGGGCCACACTGATGACAAAGTCACCGGTGTGGCGCCGCTACCCCGTCCTGGCCGCACAACTGCGTGGCTTTGGCGTGGTTGCGGTCATTTGCACGGTAACGTCCATGGCCATCTATGCCGGCCTACGCCCAACGTTGGGCACCCAGTGGGCCAACGCCATCTCCTTGATCCTGTGCTCGGTCCTGAACACGGACTTGAACCGACGCTTCAGCTTTGGTGTAACAGGCAAGGAACTTTGGTGGCGGGACCAGCGCCGCGGCCTGTGGATCATGTTCCTAGCGTTGGGCATCACCAGCGGCAGTCTGTGGCTGCTGTGGGCCATCGCGCCGCACGCCTCCATCACGGTGGAACTGGGCGTGATCGTGGCGGGCAACATCGCCTCTGCCATCACCCGATTCCTGTTGTTGCGGTACTGGATCTTTCGCCGGCTGCGCCCGACCCTACCCGAGACAGATGGCGCCGGGCGGACGGCCACCGCCTAA
- a CDS encoding alpha/beta fold hydrolase: protein MSPHGKHASAVPTHMIEGALPGLNVAAFDPDTAAALPPVFLIHGFASSIELNWVKSGWVSALNRAGRRVLSVDLPGHGKSTSPYDIDSYTPGKIRADLLQILIDQGVRPLRADDPTSGVDLVGYSLGSRLAWEFGATQAELVRKMVLGGPNPEDPLADFDLEAAQNFLNDGTPIADASTVWLLEMAQQIPSNDIFALLALVQAIKMEPFDPTDAVPKMPILLVAGELDERAKSMALLAELSGQAQQHIIPGRTHNNAVTSRDFKEAAIAFLG, encoded by the coding sequence ATGTCTCCGCACGGCAAGCACGCCTCCGCTGTTCCCACCCACATGATCGAAGGCGCCCTTCCCGGCCTTAACGTCGCCGCCTTTGACCCGGACACCGCCGCCGCCCTCCCGCCCGTCTTTCTCATCCACGGCTTCGCCTCCTCGATTGAGCTCAATTGGGTCAAGAGCGGCTGGGTTAGTGCCCTTAACCGGGCGGGGCGCCGGGTGCTCTCGGTCGACCTTCCCGGCCACGGCAAAAGCACCTCCCCTTACGATATTGACTCCTACACGCCTGGAAAGATCAGGGCCGATCTGTTGCAGATCCTCATTGATCAGGGCGTGCGCCCGCTGCGTGCGGACGATCCCACTTCCGGCGTGGACCTGGTCGGTTATTCTTTAGGGTCCCGGCTCGCCTGGGAGTTCGGCGCCACCCAAGCTGAACTGGTGCGCAAGATGGTGCTGGGAGGGCCCAACCCCGAAGATCCGCTGGCTGATTTTGATCTCGAAGCCGCACAGAACTTCCTCAATGACGGCACCCCCATCGCGGACGCCTCCACTGTCTGGCTTTTGGAGATGGCACAGCAGATCCCCTCCAACGACATCTTCGCTTTGCTGGCCCTGGTCCAGGCCATCAAGATGGAACCGTTCGACCCCACTGACGCAGTGCCCAAGATGCCGATCTTGCTGGTGGCCGGCGAGCTGGATGAACGGGCCAAGAGCATGGCCCTGCTGGCCGAGCTCAGCGGCCAGGCACAACAGCACATCATCCCCGGGCGCACCCATAACAACGCCGTGACCAGCAGGGACTTCAAGGAAGCAGCCATCGCTTTTTTGGGCTGA
- a CDS encoding L-aspartate oxidase: MRELDAHLVVVGSGVAGLYAALLATEAGARVTLLSKGALAHSNTHVAQGGICAVLSPDDAEPGDTVQAHIADTLKAGAGQCNPAAVHILCGEASSDIAAMERFGVVFDTDGATGRRALGLEGAHSAARILHAGGDATGAAIADGLIRAVRGAATRGTLTVIEHAYVHELLVGHGHVSGVAYQRHFPEGGPPGVSSIMELRADGVLLATGGAGQLFDFTTNPAVATADGVALAWRAGAVVADLEYFQFHPTALAVGENFLISEAVRGAGAVIRDADGAAFMPQYHPDGDLAPRDVISRSIAAHLSKGRAGQTVFLDATGVEAAHGEGYLARRFPTIAATTTELGFDWTRELLPVTPAAHYWMGGIATNLNGQTSLNGLYAAGEVACTGVHGANRLASNSLLEGLVFGRRAVGAFMDQALTAESYTHAPNTQIPWSRPEIEPATLRSLPTDLAPDPAEPDAAEPDAAEPDSAEPAAELSVKLANAPAFSKEALGQLMSAHAGVVRDEAGLHHAATVLAGWRSQLEGRPAGVKATGRQAAEESNLLTAAQLLVQAALHRTSSIGAHFRSDFPDAPAAASGRTSTFWVALAPHHHQHVPTTLPVLESETA; this comes from the coding sequence ATGAGGGAACTCGACGCACACTTGGTGGTGGTGGGCAGCGGGGTGGCGGGCCTGTACGCCGCATTGCTGGCCACAGAGGCTGGGGCGCGTGTGACCCTGCTGAGCAAGGGTGCACTGGCACACAGCAACACCCACGTCGCCCAGGGCGGGATCTGCGCCGTGCTGAGCCCGGACGATGCGGAGCCCGGGGACACTGTTCAGGCCCACATTGCCGACACCCTCAAGGCCGGTGCAGGACAGTGTAACCCCGCAGCCGTGCACATCCTGTGCGGGGAAGCCAGCTCCGACATCGCCGCCATGGAACGCTTCGGTGTGGTTTTTGATACCGACGGTGCCACGGGGCGGCGGGCGCTGGGCCTGGAAGGGGCCCATTCCGCGGCACGCATCCTGCACGCGGGCGGTGACGCAACCGGTGCGGCCATTGCTGACGGGCTGATCCGGGCCGTCCGCGGTGCCGCCACCCGGGGGACCCTGACGGTCATTGAGCACGCGTATGTGCATGAGCTGCTGGTGGGGCACGGCCATGTCTCGGGGGTGGCCTACCAACGGCACTTCCCTGAAGGCGGGCCCCCTGGGGTCTCCAGCATCATGGAACTGAGGGCCGACGGCGTGCTGCTCGCGACCGGGGGAGCCGGCCAGCTGTTTGACTTCACCACTAACCCCGCCGTGGCCACGGCCGACGGCGTTGCCCTCGCTTGGCGGGCCGGGGCCGTTGTGGCCGACCTGGAATATTTCCAGTTCCATCCCACCGCCCTGGCTGTGGGCGAGAACTTCCTGATCTCCGAGGCTGTACGTGGGGCAGGAGCCGTAATCCGCGACGCTGACGGTGCAGCGTTCATGCCCCAGTACCACCCCGACGGCGATCTGGCCCCACGGGATGTCATCTCCCGCAGCATTGCCGCCCACCTGAGCAAGGGCCGGGCCGGGCAAACAGTGTTCCTGGATGCCACGGGTGTCGAAGCCGCACACGGGGAAGGCTACCTGGCCCGCAGGTTCCCCACTATCGCTGCCACCACCACGGAGCTGGGCTTTGATTGGACCCGGGAGTTGCTGCCCGTCACCCCGGCCGCCCACTACTGGATGGGCGGTATCGCCACCAATCTCAACGGGCAAACCTCCCTCAATGGCCTCTACGCAGCTGGCGAGGTGGCCTGTACTGGTGTGCACGGAGCCAACCGGCTGGCCTCGAACTCCCTCCTTGAAGGGTTGGTGTTTGGCCGGCGTGCCGTGGGAGCCTTCATGGATCAGGCACTGACTGCTGAAAGTTACACCCATGCTCCGAACACCCAAATACCGTGGAGCCGGCCCGAGATCGAGCCTGCAACATTGCGGAGCCTGCCCACCGACCTGGCCCCAGATCCTGCCGAACCAGATGCTGCCGAACCAGATGCTGCCGAACCAGACAGTGCCGAACCAGCCGCTGAGCTGTCCGTCAAACTGGCCAACGCGCCCGCCTTCAGCAAGGAGGCCTTGGGCCAGCTCATGAGCGCCCACGCCGGCGTGGTCCGTGACGAGGCTGGCCTGCACCACGCGGCAACCGTCCTGGCAGGCTGGCGCTCGCAGCTGGAGGGTCGCCCCGCAGGGGTGAAGGCCACAGGCCGGCAAGCCGCTGAAGAGTCGAACCTGCTCACCGCGGCCCAACTGTTGGTTCAGGCTGCCCTGCACCGCACGAGTTCCATCGGCGCCCACTTCCGCAGTGACTTCCCGGATGCCCCGGCCGCCGCTTCAGGGCGGACCTCGACCTTCTGGGTCGCCTTGGCGCCTCATCACCACCAGCACGTTCCCACCACTCTTCCTGTCCTTGAAAGTGAAACCGCATGA
- the nadC gene encoding carboxylating nicotinate-nucleotide diphosphorylase: protein MNTSALVPPVHTAGATLPTLPATSVENILRSAFVEDAPYGDITSATLLPAQAKATAWLVAREPGIFSGGEVFRAAMVMQDPDAQVEQLVADGQPFAAGAKIMRVTGLARGVLTAERIALNLTQRMSAIATQTAEYATLIESTKARVTDTRKTTPGLRVLERYAVRCGGGHNHRFSLSDAVLAKDNHLAVLTGGDPAKLTAALAGVRAQLPHTVHFEVEVDSLEQIEPVLATGVDTIMLDNFSNADLVAGVALVNGRALVEASGNVNLATIAAIARTGVDIISVGALTHSVRALDLGLDVVIETSPSGPSHDLP from the coding sequence ATGAACACTAGTGCCCTCGTCCCTCCAGTCCACACCGCCGGGGCCACGCTGCCAACCCTGCCGGCCACATCTGTGGAGAACATCCTGCGCAGCGCTTTTGTGGAGGACGCACCGTATGGGGACATCACCTCCGCCACGCTCCTGCCAGCCCAAGCGAAGGCCACCGCATGGCTCGTGGCACGCGAACCCGGCATCTTCTCCGGCGGTGAGGTGTTCCGGGCAGCCATGGTCATGCAGGACCCGGACGCGCAAGTGGAGCAACTGGTTGCTGACGGCCAGCCCTTCGCTGCGGGGGCAAAGATCATGCGTGTCACGGGGCTGGCCCGGGGTGTGCTGACAGCCGAGCGCATAGCGTTGAACCTGACCCAGCGCATGAGCGCCATCGCCACCCAGACCGCCGAGTACGCCACGCTCATCGAAAGCACCAAGGCGCGTGTCACCGATACCCGCAAGACAACTCCCGGGCTGCGCGTCCTGGAACGGTACGCCGTGCGCTGCGGCGGCGGGCACAACCACCGTTTCTCGCTCTCAGACGCGGTCCTCGCCAAGGACAACCACCTGGCGGTCCTCACCGGCGGCGACCCAGCCAAGCTGACGGCGGCGCTCGCAGGAGTCCGCGCCCAGCTGCCGCACACAGTTCACTTTGAGGTGGAAGTGGACAGCCTGGAACAGATTGAGCCCGTCCTGGCCACAGGCGTCGACACCATCATGCTGGACAACTTCAGCAATGCCGACCTCGTGGCAGGCGTGGCACTTGTCAACGGCCGTGCCCTGGTGGAGGCCAGCGGCAACGTCAATCTGGCCACCATTGCAGCGATCGCCCGGACAGGAGTGGACATCATCTCCGTCGGCGCACTGACCCACAGCGTCCGGGCATTGGACCTTGGCCTGGACGTCGTCATCGAGACATCACCCTCTGGGCCTAGCCATGATCTTCCTTGA
- a CDS encoding amino acid permease, whose protein sequence is MKTQPLAAATSTPPTVGLGHSLKQRQLTMMGLGSAIGAGLFLGSGKGVMEAGPAVLISYVVAGTLIILVMWALGEMAAANPNSGAFSVYAQKAMGVVAGSTVGWLWWLQMVIVIAAEALGAAALLVSIWPVLPVWVLTMIFMAVFTAVNLTSVKNYGEFEFWFAMLKVGTIVLFLAFGAALLLGWIPGTASPGLSNFTGHGGFAPQGLAGIATALFVVIFAFGGTEIVAVAAAETANPARSVAIAVRTVVWRILVFYIGSIFVIVAVLPWDSPELASPFAGVLNSAGAAWAGKAITLVAVAALLSALNANLYGASRMVYSLSERGEAPRIFSLITAAQVPLAAVGVSVAFGFGAAVLELVFPGKVLDALLNLVGSTCLIVWGSALVSQLILRRRADRDGTALPLRMRGFPVLTILGLVLLAAIFTVGFIGEGSRGQLFGTFALVAGIAVVCWMTERRKRRRATG, encoded by the coding sequence ATGAAGACCCAGCCACTGGCTGCCGCAACATCCACACCGCCCACGGTCGGTTTGGGCCATTCCCTGAAACAACGTCAACTGACCATGATGGGCTTGGGCAGTGCCATCGGCGCCGGCCTCTTCCTAGGCTCGGGCAAGGGGGTCATGGAAGCGGGCCCGGCCGTCCTGATCTCCTACGTGGTGGCCGGAACGCTGATCATCTTGGTCATGTGGGCGCTGGGTGAGATGGCAGCCGCCAACCCCAACTCGGGCGCCTTCTCCGTCTACGCCCAAAAAGCGATGGGCGTGGTTGCCGGGTCCACCGTGGGCTGGTTGTGGTGGTTGCAAATGGTGATTGTAATCGCGGCAGAGGCCCTCGGTGCCGCCGCCCTCCTGGTGTCCATCTGGCCGGTGCTGCCCGTCTGGGTGCTGACCATGATCTTCATGGCGGTCTTTACGGCCGTGAACCTGACGTCGGTGAAGAACTACGGCGAGTTTGAGTTCTGGTTTGCCATGCTGAAGGTGGGCACCATCGTGTTGTTCCTCGCCTTTGGCGCGGCGCTGCTGCTGGGCTGGATCCCCGGCACTGCTTCCCCTGGCCTGAGCAACTTCACCGGCCACGGCGGTTTTGCCCCGCAAGGCCTGGCCGGCATTGCCACGGCACTGTTCGTGGTGATTTTCGCCTTCGGCGGCACCGAGATCGTGGCGGTGGCCGCCGCCGAAACCGCAAATCCGGCACGCAGCGTAGCCATCGCGGTACGCACCGTGGTGTGGCGCATCCTGGTGTTCTACATTGGCTCGATCTTTGTGATCGTCGCCGTGCTGCCCTGGGATTCACCCGAGCTGGCCTCCCCCTTCGCCGGCGTACTCAATTCCGCCGGCGCCGCATGGGCGGGCAAGGCCATCACCCTGGTCGCCGTCGCCGCACTCCTGTCGGCCCTAAACGCCAACCTGTACGGCGCTTCCCGCATGGTTTACTCGCTCTCCGAGCGCGGCGAGGCCCCCCGCATTTTCTCCCTCATCACCGCCGCCCAAGTCCCCTTGGCCGCTGTTGGGGTATCGGTGGCGTTTGGTTTCGGGGCGGCGGTCCTAGAGCTTGTCTTCCCCGGCAAGGTCCTGGACGCGCTGTTGAATCTGGTAGGCTCCACCTGCCTGATCGTGTGGGGCTCGGCACTGGTCTCCCAACTGATCCTGCGCCGCCGGGCTGACCGCGACGGCACCGCACTCCCCCTGCGCATGCGGGGCTTTCCCGTCCTGACAATTCTCGGCCTGGTGCTGCTGGCGGCCATTTTCACCGTCGGATTCATCGGGGAGGGAAGCCGCGGGCAATTGTTCGGCACCTTCGCGCTCGTGGCGGGCATCGCCGTCGTCTGCTGGATGACGGAAAGGCGCAAGCGCAGGCGTGCCACGGGCTGA
- a CDS encoding fumarylacetoacetate hydrolase family protein, protein MTVAPYRLARVRPLDAVAAPLSEQFFVRNDAADFESPEGRMWQLVPTPFPASAANQNSAPREGWTPGASVTEDRFTFLAPCAPVNVFGMAHNTGAPGRSLPPQAFHKAASSVVGPGDAIKLSPNVGYVDPEAELTVVVGQQARNLTLENARTAILGFTIGNDVSARDAQKSDELWISAKSPDTFTPLGPWIVVGLADKGTPISIVHNGTELTAASSDDLGWGVEEILVYLSSFMTLQPGDVILTGFPAECRQINPGDEVICRVGGIGELRNLVVAGE, encoded by the coding sequence ATGACTGTTGCCCCGTACCGCCTTGCCCGTGTCCGCCCCCTCGACGCCGTGGCGGCGCCCCTGTCTGAGCAGTTCTTTGTGCGCAACGACGCCGCGGACTTTGAGAGCCCCGAGGGTCGGATGTGGCAGCTGGTCCCCACGCCGTTCCCGGCCTCGGCCGCCAACCAGAACAGCGCCCCCCGCGAAGGCTGGACGCCCGGAGCCAGCGTCACCGAGGACCGGTTCACCTTCTTGGCCCCCTGCGCCCCCGTCAATGTGTTCGGCATGGCTCACAACACCGGCGCCCCCGGCCGGTCACTGCCTCCCCAGGCTTTCCACAAGGCCGCGAGCTCGGTGGTTGGCCCGGGCGACGCGATCAAGCTCAGCCCCAACGTGGGGTACGTTGACCCGGAGGCGGAATTGACCGTCGTCGTAGGCCAACAAGCACGGAACCTGACACTGGAGAACGCTCGTACGGCGATCCTCGGGTTCACGATCGGCAATGACGTCTCCGCCCGTGATGCGCAAAAGTCGGACGAACTGTGGATCAGCGCCAAGAGCCCGGACACCTTTACCCCGCTGGGTCCGTGGATTGTGGTAGGCCTGGCGGACAAGGGCACGCCCATCAGCATTGTGCACAACGGCACCGAGCTGACCGCCGCCTCAAGCGACGATTTGGGCTGGGGGGTGGAGGAGATCCTGGTGTACCTGAGCTCGTTCATGACGCTACAGCCCGGTGATGTGATCCTGACCGGTTTCCCGGCCGAATGCCGCCAAATCAACCCTGGCGATGAGGTCATTTGCCGCGTGGGCGGTATTGGTGAGCTGCGCAACCTGGTGGTCGCCGGCGAGTAG
- the nadA gene encoding quinolinate synthase NadA, whose amino-acid sequence MSSVNTTIQLITRSQAEKQAAQLVGTPGRAQESCDEDLAKGPWEFDLAEALAGTPGYGPGASNEDTAPPATPVQGQLPQEYKDASDADLKSRIVAAKAELGERVVVLGHFYQRDEVLEFADFVGDSFQLANAAKNRSEAEAIVFCGVHFMAETADMLSGAHQSVILPNLAAGCSMADMADLPSVEACWAELAALYGTEPDDDGRVPVIPVTYMNSSAALKAFCGEHGGIVCTSSNAATVLEWAYERGQRVLFFPDQHLGRNTAKAMGIPVEHMPLWNPRLPLGGNSAHAMDEAQVILWQGFCSVHKRFTVAQIEQARIDFPGVRVVVHPECPMEVVDAADEAGSTDYILKAIQGAPDGSTFAIGTEINMVNRLAAQYPQHTIFCLDPVICPCSTMYRIHPGYLAWVLEGLLRGEVLNQITVPEANAVNSRVALERMLAAKPRQARAVAPQ is encoded by the coding sequence ATGTCATCCGTGAACACCACCATCCAACTCATCACCCGCAGCCAGGCCGAAAAACAGGCTGCGCAGCTTGTGGGCACACCGGGCCGGGCGCAGGAGAGCTGCGACGAGGATCTCGCCAAGGGTCCTTGGGAGTTTGACCTGGCAGAGGCGCTCGCCGGCACCCCCGGCTACGGGCCCGGAGCCTCCAACGAGGACACTGCACCGCCGGCCACCCCGGTGCAGGGCCAGCTGCCGCAGGAGTACAAGGACGCCTCCGATGCCGACCTCAAGTCTCGGATCGTCGCCGCCAAGGCGGAACTGGGCGAACGCGTCGTCGTGCTGGGGCATTTCTACCAGCGCGACGAGGTGCTGGAGTTCGCCGACTTCGTGGGGGACTCCTTCCAACTGGCCAACGCTGCCAAGAACCGCTCCGAGGCCGAGGCCATCGTGTTTTGCGGCGTGCACTTCATGGCGGAAACAGCCGACATGCTCTCCGGGGCCCACCAATCGGTGATCCTTCCCAACTTGGCGGCGGGCTGCTCCATGGCCGACATGGCCGACCTCCCCTCGGTGGAGGCGTGCTGGGCTGAGCTGGCGGCGTTGTATGGCACCGAGCCCGACGACGACGGCCGGGTTCCGGTCATCCCGGTCACCTACATGAATTCCTCTGCGGCACTGAAGGCGTTCTGTGGGGAGCACGGCGGGATCGTGTGCACCTCCTCCAATGCGGCTACCGTTCTTGAGTGGGCTTACGAACGCGGCCAGCGGGTACTGTTCTTCCCCGACCAGCACCTGGGCCGCAATACCGCCAAGGCCATGGGAATCCCCGTGGAGCACATGCCACTATGGAATCCCCGCCTGCCCTTGGGAGGCAATAGCGCCCACGCCATGGACGAGGCACAGGTGATCCTGTGGCAGGGATTCTGCTCTGTCCACAAGCGCTTCACGGTGGCCCAGATCGAGCAGGCCCGGATTGATTTCCCCGGCGTGCGGGTGGTGGTGCACCCGGAATGCCCCATGGAGGTGGTGGACGCTGCGGACGAGGCTGGCTCCACTGACTACATCCTCAAAGCCATTCAAGGGGCGCCGGACGGGAGCACCTTTGCCATCGGTACCGAGATCAACATGGTCAACCGGCTGGCCGCCCAGTACCCGCAGCACACCATCTTCTGTCTGGACCCGGTGATCTGCCCGTGCTCCACCATGTACCGCATCCACCCCGGCTACTTGGCCTGGGTGCTGGAGGGCCTACTCAGGGGTGAAGTGCTGAATCAGATCACAGTGCCGGAAGCCAACGCGGTCAACTCCCGGGTGGCGCTGGAACGCATGCTTGCCGCCAAGCCGCGTCAGGCCCGGGCCGTGGCGCCTCAGTGA